The Streptomyces sp. NBC_01363 region ATCCCGCGCTGGTGACGGGCCCGTCGCCCGGGACACGACGGCCTGACTTGCGGGGGTCCGGACCCGCACCGAAGGTCGGTGCATGAAGGCGATCAGCTACAGCGGGTACGGCGGGGCCGACGTCCTGGAGTACGGCGAGCGGCCCGACCCCAAGGTCGGCCCGGACTCCGTCCTGGTGAAGGTGCGGGCCGCAGCCGTCAATCCGGTCGACTGGAAGGCCCGCGAGGGCTACCTGGACGCCGCACTGGAGGCCGTGTTCCCGGTGATCCCCGGCTGGGACGTGTCCGGCGTCGTCGTGCAGCCCGGTACGGCCGTCGACGAGTTCGCGGTCGGCGACGAGGTCATCGGCTATGTGCGGGAGGACTTCCTCAGCCGCGGCACGTTCGCCGAGTACGTCGCCGCGCCCGTGCGCACCCTCGCCCGCAAGCCGCTGAGCCTGAGCTTCGAGGAGGCGGCCGGACTGCCGCTGGCCGGTCTCACCGCCTACCAGGTCCTGCACCGCGCCCTGCGGATCCGCGACGGCGACACGGTCCTCGTCCACGCGGCGGCCGGCGGGGTGGGCTCCTTCGCCGTCCAGCTCGCCCGGCACGCCGGCGCCCGCGTCATCGGCACCGCGAGCGAGCACAACCACGATCATGTCCGGCAACTCGGCGGGGAACCGGTGGCCTACGGGGACGGCCTCGCCGACCGGCTGCGGGCCCTGGCCCCGGACGGCGTCGACGCCGCGTTCGACACCGTCGGCGGCGAGGCGCTCCGGGTCTCCGCCGAAGTGCTGAAGCCCGGAGGCCGCCTGGCCTCCATCGCGGACGGCGAGGTCCTCGCGTACGGCGGCCGCTACGCCTACGTACGACCGGACGCGAAGGACCTCACCCATCTGGCCGAACTGGCCGAACAGGGCATCGTCACGGTCCATGTGGAACGGG contains the following coding sequences:
- a CDS encoding NADP-dependent oxidoreductase is translated as MKAISYSGYGGADVLEYGERPDPKVGPDSVLVKVRAAAVNPVDWKAREGYLDAALEAVFPVIPGWDVSGVVVQPGTAVDEFAVGDEVIGYVREDFLSRGTFAEYVAAPVRTLARKPLSLSFEEAAGLPLAGLTAYQVLHRALRIRDGDTVLVHAAAGGVGSFAVQLARHAGARVIGTASEHNHDHVRQLGGEPVAYGDGLADRLRALAPDGVDAAFDTVGGEALRVSAEVLKPGGRLASIADGEVLAYGGRYAYVRPDAKDLTHLAELAEQGIVTVHVERVFPLEQAADAYRLNEQGRTRGKIVVTVPWEVPDIPPDV